One window of the Sphaerochaeta associata genome contains the following:
- a CDS encoding PEP/pyruvate-binding domain-containing protein, translating to MYTLDPTWLPFSNLMLKHIYNVLLICNDYDRFLLEEDGRVEEELYLEYTQLGLNNPPKITHTSTGEEALKLIAERKFELVITMLDLGPESVEQLASSIKALDKDMPVIALSPSSSHRRNKLIKGSDCKDIDYFFYWQGDPTIFLAMIKLVEDRMNLDHDTKEADVQVIILVEDSIRFYSSYLPMMYTCLIQQNRSAILEALNNWGKTLRMRGRPKIVLARTFEEAIGLYTTYRHNILGVITDMSYLKSGEQDKYAGLELTQLVLKQDPEIPILIQSSDANSRDMAEDSGANFIWKNSSSLLFELNRFMTSHYGFGPFIFRDPKTMEEIARAETMRDLQRLLPSIPEESFDYHCRRNEFSRWLRAQSLYTLAARIKDLQIPRHGSAKKVQQELIEIIRTYRSERTKGVIAQFSRNNYDETLFFSRIGGGSLGGKGRGLAFIDMVLRAAKLQAKYPEVYLSIPRTVVVTTDQFTQFIEENNLKDITTADLPDETLLKVFLSKPLQPDLVLNFAEIIQVIHQPICVRSSSLLEDSHYQPFAGVYETCMLPNVGDDQKRLEELCDAVRAVWASTYFRSAKEYLKATEHMLEDEKMAVIIQQVIGSEHGSYWYPNISGVARSLNYYPLGGEKPEDGVAMLSFGFGKSVVDNGSSLRFSPTHPKRPAQFLGGDQTSSQHTFYALNLEHGYHPLDVGGLENLELLELEEAQKHPEALKYIASTFDMQNGTLSESVRAEGQKVITFNGVLKYDAFPLASIVKDVLTLGTQAMGKPVEIEFAVNLNRKAPKKQEFSLLQIRPIAAGNEESDVSITDQEKEAAAIYSTVVMGNGKIEDIQDLIYLKVDRFDASHMKDMAKELDKLNAQMVLAEKDYALLVAGRLGSCDPWLGIPVTWSQISRSKVIIETGLRGFQVEPSQGTHFFQNMTSLGCMYLTINPDHRSGRLELEKLKQLDIYDETEHFIHARSSENLTIKVNGFKGEGVVLLP from the coding sequence ATGTATACCCTCGACCCAACCTGGCTGCCCTTCAGCAACCTGATGCTGAAACATATCTACAACGTATTGCTCATCTGCAATGACTACGACCGCTTCCTGCTTGAGGAGGACGGACGGGTGGAAGAGGAGCTGTATCTGGAGTACACCCAGCTCGGCTTGAACAACCCTCCGAAAATCACCCACACAAGCACCGGGGAAGAGGCACTCAAGCTCATCGCCGAGCGCAAGTTCGAGCTTGTCATCACCATGCTCGACCTCGGTCCGGAGTCGGTGGAACAGCTGGCCTCCTCCATCAAGGCGTTGGATAAAGACATGCCGGTCATCGCCCTCTCCCCCTCATCAAGCCACCGGCGCAACAAGCTCATCAAGGGTTCGGACTGCAAGGACATCGACTATTTCTTCTATTGGCAGGGCGATCCCACCATATTCCTGGCCATGATCAAGTTGGTGGAGGACCGGATGAACCTCGACCACGACACCAAGGAAGCCGATGTCCAAGTCATCATTCTTGTCGAGGATTCGATCCGCTTCTACTCCTCCTACCTGCCCATGATGTACACCTGCCTCATCCAGCAGAACCGTTCAGCCATTTTGGAAGCGCTGAATAACTGGGGCAAGACGCTGCGAATGCGCGGTCGACCCAAAATCGTGCTTGCAAGGACCTTTGAAGAGGCGATCGGGCTGTACACCACCTATCGGCACAACATTTTGGGAGTCATCACCGACATGTCCTACCTTAAAAGCGGGGAACAGGACAAGTATGCCGGTCTTGAGCTGACGCAGCTGGTCCTCAAGCAGGATCCTGAAATCCCAATCCTGATACAAAGCAGCGATGCAAACTCCCGCGATATGGCCGAGGACAGCGGCGCCAACTTCATCTGGAAGAACAGCTCCTCCCTGTTGTTTGAATTAAACAGATTCATGACCAGTCACTATGGCTTCGGGCCTTTCATCTTCCGCGACCCAAAGACCATGGAGGAGATCGCCCGAGCCGAAACCATGCGGGACCTGCAGCGGCTCCTTCCCTCCATTCCCGAGGAGAGTTTCGACTACCACTGTCGCCGCAATGAGTTCTCCCGCTGGCTCAGGGCCCAGAGCCTCTATACCCTGGCGGCAAGAATCAAGGATTTACAGATACCCCGGCACGGAAGTGCAAAGAAGGTGCAGCAGGAACTCATCGAAATCATCAGGACCTATCGGAGCGAGAGAACCAAAGGCGTCATCGCCCAGTTCAGCAGGAACAACTACGACGAGACCCTCTTTTTCAGCCGGATCGGAGGAGGTTCTCTTGGAGGTAAAGGCCGAGGTCTTGCCTTCATAGACATGGTCCTCAGAGCGGCGAAGCTCCAAGCCAAATACCCTGAAGTCTACCTTTCCATCCCCCGCACCGTCGTGGTCACCACCGACCAATTCACCCAGTTCATCGAGGAAAACAACCTCAAGGACATCACCACAGCGGATTTGCCGGATGAAACGCTTTTGAAAGTATTCCTCTCCAAGCCCCTGCAGCCAGATCTGGTGCTCAATTTTGCAGAGATCATCCAGGTCATCCACCAACCGATTTGCGTACGTTCATCCAGTCTTTTGGAGGACTCCCACTACCAACCCTTTGCCGGAGTCTATGAGACCTGCATGCTTCCCAATGTGGGTGATGACCAAAAGAGGCTCGAGGAGTTGTGTGACGCAGTCCGTGCTGTATGGGCTTCCACCTATTTCAGAAGTGCAAAAGAGTACCTGAAAGCCACCGAACATATGTTGGAGGATGAGAAAATGGCAGTCATCATCCAGCAGGTCATCGGCAGCGAGCACGGCTCATACTGGTATCCAAACATCAGCGGAGTCGCCCGGTCCTTGAACTACTATCCACTTGGCGGGGAAAAGCCCGAGGACGGGGTGGCAATGCTGAGCTTCGGCTTCGGCAAGTCGGTGGTGGACAACGGCTCGTCCTTGCGTTTCTCTCCCACCCATCCGAAGCGGCCCGCACAATTTCTGGGCGGAGACCAGACAAGCAGCCAGCATACGTTCTATGCACTGAACCTGGAACACGGTTACCATCCCTTGGACGTGGGAGGGCTGGAGAATCTGGAACTTCTCGAACTCGAAGAGGCGCAAAAGCATCCTGAGGCACTGAAATACATCGCAAGCACCTTCGATATGCAAAACGGAACGCTCAGCGAGTCGGTCCGGGCCGAAGGCCAGAAGGTCATCACCTTCAACGGGGTGCTCAAGTATGACGCTTTCCCCCTGGCAAGCATCGTCAAGGATGTACTGACCCTGGGGACACAGGCGATGGGCAAGCCTGTTGAAATCGAGTTCGCCGTCAACCTCAACCGAAAGGCTCCCAAGAAACAGGAGTTCAGCCTGCTGCAAATCAGACCCATCGCAGCAGGAAACGAAGAGAGCGACGTCTCCATTACCGATCAGGAAAAGGAAGCGGCAGCCATCTACTCGACGGTCGTGATGGGAAACGGGAAAATCGAGGACATCCAGGATTTGATCTATCTTAAGGTCGACCGCTTCGATGCCTCGCACATGAAGGATATGGCAAAGGAGTTGGACAAGCTCAACGCCCAGATGGTGCTTGCTGAAAAAGATTATGCGCTCTTGGTGGCAGGCAGGCTGGGCAGCTGCGACCCGTGGCTGGGAATCCCGGTAACCTGGTCGCAGATCTCAAGGTCCAAGGTAATCATCGAAACCGGACTCAGAGGCTTTCAAGTCGAACCCAGCCAGGGAACGCACTTCTTCCAGAACATGACCAGCCTGGGCTGTATGTACCTGACCATCAATCCTGACCACCGCTCGGGTAGACTTGAGCTTGAGAAGTTGAAGCAATTGGACATATATGACGAGACCGAGCACTTCATCCATGCCCGAAGCAGTGAGAACCTCACCATCAAGGTGAACGGTTTCAAGGGAGAAGGGGTGGTACTGTTGCCTTAG
- the gdhA gene encoding NADP-specific glutamate dehydrogenase, giving the protein MYSLDALMEELERRNPAQPEFIQAVREVLESVIDVVNDNPVYEKHRILERMTEPDRIYSFRVEWEDDEGNLQVNRGYRVQFNNAIGPYKGGLRFHSSVTLGSLKFLGFEQTLKNSLTTLPMGGGKGGSDFNPRGKSDAEILRFCRSFMTELQKYIGPDTDVPAGDIGVGAREIGFLYGQYKRIRGENTGVLTGKGLGYGGSLVRPEATGYGTMYFAKAMLEAKGESMKGKTVSLSGFGNVAWGAAVKATQLGAKVVTISGPDGYIYDKDGVGTPEKWAYMNNLRTSNNDVVAPYAKKFGAQFVAGKKPWEVPVDLAFPCAIQNELNLEDAKTLVTNGVKYVIETSNMGCTADAVTYFIHSRIPFAPGKAANAGGVAVSGLEMSQNAMHLSWSAEEVDEKLYSIMVKIHQACIAEGKQADGYVNYVKGANIAGFKKVADTMVQLGY; this is encoded by the coding sequence ATGTATAGCCTTGATGCATTGATGGAAGAACTGGAGCGGAGGAATCCCGCCCAACCTGAGTTTATTCAGGCGGTGAGAGAGGTCCTGGAGAGCGTCATCGACGTGGTCAATGACAATCCAGTCTATGAGAAACATCGGATTCTGGAACGTATGACCGAACCTGACCGTATCTACTCGTTTCGCGTTGAGTGGGAGGATGATGAGGGTAATCTGCAGGTCAACCGAGGCTATCGGGTACAGTTCAACAATGCAATCGGACCGTATAAAGGCGGGCTTAGATTCCATTCCAGCGTAACGCTTGGCTCGCTTAAGTTCCTTGGGTTTGAGCAGACATTGAAGAACAGTCTTACAACGCTGCCGATGGGCGGTGGCAAGGGTGGAAGCGATTTCAACCCACGCGGCAAGAGTGATGCAGAGATTCTGCGCTTCTGCCGTTCGTTCATGACCGAACTGCAGAAGTATATCGGTCCTGATACCGACGTTCCCGCCGGTGACATCGGCGTTGGGGCGAGGGAGATCGGCTTCCTGTATGGACAGTACAAACGCATCAGAGGCGAGAATACCGGCGTGTTGACCGGCAAGGGTCTGGGCTACGGAGGCTCGTTGGTTCGTCCCGAGGCCACCGGATACGGGACGATGTACTTTGCAAAGGCAATGCTTGAGGCGAAGGGCGAGAGCATGAAGGGAAAGACAGTCTCCCTCAGCGGCTTCGGCAACGTGGCCTGGGGGGCTGCGGTGAAGGCGACCCAGCTGGGTGCGAAAGTGGTGACCATCAGCGGTCCCGATGGCTACATCTACGACAAGGATGGAGTGGGAACCCCCGAGAAGTGGGCGTATATGAACAACCTGCGCACTTCAAACAACGATGTGGTTGCTCCCTATGCAAAGAAATTCGGTGCTCAGTTCGTTGCAGGCAAGAAGCCTTGGGAGGTGCCTGTGGATCTTGCTTTCCCCTGCGCCATCCAAAATGAGCTGAATCTTGAGGATGCCAAGACACTCGTTACCAACGGCGTCAAATATGTGATTGAGACTTCCAACATGGGTTGTACAGCCGATGCTGTGACCTACTTCATCCACAGCCGCATCCCCTTTGCCCCGGGCAAGGCCGCCAATGCCGGCGGAGTCGCCGTTTCGGGTCTTGAAATGAGCCAGAATGCCATGCACCTCAGCTGGAGTGCCGAGGAGGTGGATGAGAAACTGTACTCGATCATGGTAAAAATCCATCAAGCGTGTATTGCCGAGGGTAAACAAGCCGATGGGTATGTGAACTACGTGAAGGGTGCAAACATTGCAGGTTTCAAGAAGGTAGCCGATACCATGGTGCAACTGGGCTATTAG
- a CDS encoding adenosylcobalamin-dependent ribonucleoside-diphosphate reductase: MSSAKNELSALGRKIFLDRYALKDVRKETLKVGDVVVAVSNPKTGQREIGVVTELKAADGITVKLDDGIVLHVKREDVDKPLEIEPAQMLARVAKGIASIEKQEVRTQWETEFNWLLEDWKFVPGGRILTGAGTDQNLTYFNCYVIPSPKDSRGGIIASLGQMTEIMSRGGGVGMNISSLRPRHSYVKGVNGRSSGSVSWGGLFSFVTGLIEQGGSRRGALMLILNVWHPDILDFINSKREMGKITNANISVGITDDFMEAVRKDGDWETYFPDTTDPAYNTDWDGDINKWKSNGHKVVVYQKQKAKKIWDAIVESAWASAEPGVFFIDRYNKMSNSWYYSTIQSTNPCGEQGLPPWGVCNLGSINLSRFVENKKVLYKDLGRTVRAAVRFLDNVIDDTPYFFEENKKQQLSERRIGLGTMGLADMLIKMELAYGSDESLLFIEELYKFICIEAYDESSDLAKEKGSFPYFDADKLLQSGFMKQMPQDLREKVRKQGLRNVTLLTQAPTGTTGTMVNTSTGIEPYYFWEWERTGRMGTNIERVKVYEDWVKAHPGQKKPSYFVSAMDLPPEGHVKVQAAIQKWVDSSISKTGNTPKEYTVEQTGKLYELLYDLGCKGGTTYRDGSRDTQVLTAKKEEKEEPKVEKPVVSRSTEPKPRVRSTVLQGTTYRKATPIGTAYITVNCDGPNPSDIFEVFINVAKVGSDVAADAEGLGRLISLMLRMPSPLTPDQRAQAIIGQLSGIGSGRSMGFGKNRVMSLPDAVAQVLQQHIGSSDSEREASRLPDEDDEDEDAGQLDLGLPSSSASVKPDICPICGNVTFVNIEGCKKCFSCGHSEC; the protein is encoded by the coding sequence ATGAGCTCTGCAAAGAATGAATTGAGTGCATTGGGTCGCAAGATTTTTCTTGACCGGTATGCGTTGAAAGATGTTAGGAAAGAGACGCTGAAAGTTGGGGACGTCGTGGTTGCCGTAAGCAATCCCAAGACCGGACAGCGTGAGATCGGTGTGGTCACCGAGCTGAAAGCCGCCGATGGGATTACCGTCAAGCTCGACGATGGTATTGTCCTGCACGTAAAGCGCGAGGATGTCGACAAGCCGCTTGAGATCGAACCTGCACAGATGCTGGCCCGTGTAGCAAAGGGGATTGCTTCCATCGAGAAGCAGGAGGTTCGAACGCAATGGGAAACAGAATTCAATTGGCTTCTGGAGGACTGGAAGTTCGTCCCTGGAGGCAGGATTCTTACCGGAGCCGGAACGGATCAGAATCTGACCTATTTCAACTGTTACGTGATCCCTTCCCCGAAGGACAGTCGTGGTGGCATCATTGCCTCATTGGGACAGATGACCGAGATCATGAGCCGCGGCGGCGGTGTTGGAATGAACATCTCCTCTCTCAGACCCCGGCACAGCTACGTCAAAGGCGTCAACGGCCGTTCCAGTGGATCGGTAAGTTGGGGCGGGCTCTTCAGCTTTGTAACCGGTCTGATTGAGCAAGGCGGTTCACGCCGTGGTGCTTTGATGCTGATTCTCAATGTCTGGCATCCGGATATTCTTGATTTCATCAACTCCAAGCGCGAGATGGGCAAGATCACCAATGCCAACATCAGTGTCGGCATCACCGACGACTTCATGGAAGCAGTGCGCAAGGATGGTGACTGGGAGACCTACTTCCCCGATACCACCGACCCGGCCTACAACACCGATTGGGACGGGGATATCAACAAGTGGAAGTCGAACGGTCACAAGGTCGTGGTGTACCAGAAACAGAAAGCCAAGAAGATCTGGGATGCGATTGTCGAAAGTGCATGGGCGAGTGCCGAGCCTGGTGTTTTCTTCATCGACCGCTACAACAAGATGTCAAACTCCTGGTACTACTCCACCATCCAGAGCACCAACCCCTGTGGAGAACAGGGACTTCCTCCCTGGGGTGTCTGCAACCTTGGCTCGATCAACCTCAGCCGATTCGTTGAAAACAAGAAGGTGTTGTACAAGGATCTGGGGCGCACCGTGCGCGCCGCCGTTCGCTTCTTGGACAATGTCATCGACGACACTCCCTACTTCTTCGAAGAGAACAAGAAGCAGCAGCTCTCCGAGCGGAGAATCGGATTGGGGACGATGGGCCTTGCAGACATGCTGATCAAAATGGAGCTTGCCTACGGCAGCGACGAGTCCCTTCTCTTCATCGAGGAGCTGTACAAGTTCATCTGCATCGAGGCTTACGATGAAAGCAGCGATCTTGCAAAGGAGAAGGGCAGTTTCCCCTATTTTGATGCTGATAAGCTGCTTCAGAGCGGCTTCATGAAGCAGATGCCTCAAGATCTCAGGGAGAAAGTGCGCAAGCAGGGCCTGAGGAACGTCACCCTCTTGACGCAGGCTCCCACCGGGACGACCGGTACCATGGTCAATACTTCCACCGGCATCGAGCCCTATTACTTCTGGGAATGGGAGAGAACCGGTCGCATGGGAACGAACATCGAACGGGTGAAGGTCTACGAGGATTGGGTGAAGGCTCATCCGGGTCAGAAGAAGCCCTCCTACTTTGTGTCGGCCATGGATCTTCCTCCGGAAGGGCATGTGAAGGTGCAGGCCGCCATCCAGAAGTGGGTCGACTCCTCCATCTCCAAGACGGGCAATACTCCCAAGGAGTATACGGTCGAACAGACCGGCAAGTTGTACGAGCTGCTGTATGATTTGGGATGCAAGGGCGGTACCACCTACCGCGATGGATCGCGCGATACGCAGGTATTGACGGCCAAGAAGGAAGAAAAGGAGGAGCCGAAGGTTGAGAAGCCGGTGGTTTCCCGTTCCACCGAGCCCAAGCCGCGGGTGCGCTCTACGGTTTTGCAGGGCACAACCTATCGCAAGGCCACCCCGATCGGGACCGCGTACATCACCGTCAACTGCGATGGCCCGAATCCCAGCGACATCTTCGAGGTGTTCATCAATGTGGCCAAGGTGGGTTCCGATGTGGCCGCCGATGCAGAAGGTCTGGGCAGATTGATCAGCTTGATGCTGCGCATGCCCTCTCCCCTGACTCCTGACCAGCGCGCCCAGGCGATCATAGGCCAGCTTTCGGGAATCGGCAGCGGCCGGTCGATGGGATTCGGCAAGAACCGCGTCATGAGTCTGCCCGATGCTGTAGCGCAGGTGCTGCAGCAGCATATCGGCTCCTCCGACAGCGAACGCGAAGCTTCCCGCCTTCCCGATGAGGATGATGAGGATGAGGATGCCGGTCAGCTCGATCTGGGGCTTCCTTCCTCCTCGGCCAGCGTAAAGCCGGATATCTGCCCGATTTGTGGAAATGTCACCTTTGTCAACATCGAAGGTTGCAAGAAATGTTTCTCTTGCGGGCATAGCGAGTGTTGA
- a CDS encoding MFS transporter: MNNVRQPRPLLAGFSVYKGLGSSMYALFTIRVINRFGDFVQLLLVLILTIRLGLSPKEAGIFVSASIIATMVGQMFIGMAADRWGKKPLLVLCQVMVSLSYLACALSVVLRPTIIPYLILVASPFRGGTAPLTNTLVADFSPQGRLSHSFSLLYLGTNIGVALGPMVASMLFARSLLLLFALSAVLLSLSTLLLLAKVPDKRMQEQQSKDERKTNVRIPPILWLFFVFGALYTLTYGQNSFTLPLQFNSLYGEVAGASRYATLMMVNAVVVLVCTTLLTAWTHRLGQLVSMALALFLYVTGYLGYAFCSHFSIFLVATCIWTLGEILMATNSNVFLNAYADERIRSQCNAYMHVFSSLGHSISPTLGGLVLLATGYRELWLLASALCFLLGCGYIALNKYLKS; this comes from the coding sequence ATGAACAATGTAAGACAACCCCGTCCTTTGTTGGCGGGGTTTTCTGTTTACAAGGGCTTGGGTTCCAGTATGTATGCGCTGTTTACCATCCGGGTCATCAATCGGTTCGGTGATTTTGTGCAGCTGCTCTTGGTCCTTATCCTGACAATCAGGCTCGGACTTTCTCCCAAGGAAGCAGGGATTTTTGTCTCAGCCAGCATCATAGCCACCATGGTCGGGCAGATGTTCATCGGTATGGCGGCCGACCGTTGGGGCAAGAAGCCGCTGTTGGTGCTCTGTCAGGTGATGGTGAGCCTCTCGTATCTCGCCTGCGCTCTTTCGGTTGTGCTTCGTCCAACCATCATCCCGTACCTGATTCTTGTCGCCAGCCCGTTTCGCGGCGGCACCGCACCCCTAACCAACACCCTGGTTGCCGACTTCAGTCCCCAAGGAAGGCTCTCCCACTCCTTCAGTCTGCTGTACCTGGGGACGAATATCGGGGTGGCGCTCGGTCCCATGGTTGCATCGATGCTGTTTGCCCGCTCTCTGTTGCTGCTCTTTGCACTCTCTGCGGTCCTGCTTTCCTTGTCCACCCTGTTGTTGCTTGCAAAGGTTCCGGACAAGCGTATGCAGGAACAACAAAGCAAGGATGAGCGGAAGACGAATGTGCGTATTCCCCCGATTCTCTGGTTGTTTTTTGTCTTCGGAGCCCTATATACCCTGACGTATGGACAAAACTCCTTCACGCTCCCGTTGCAGTTCAATTCGTTGTATGGGGAGGTTGCGGGTGCGAGCCGCTATGCAACGTTGATGATGGTCAATGCCGTGGTGGTGTTGGTGTGCACCACGCTGCTCACCGCCTGGACACATCGCCTGGGACAATTGGTCTCGATGGCCTTGGCTCTGTTCTTATATGTCACAGGGTATTTGGGTTACGCTTTCTGCTCTCATTTCAGCATATTCCTGGTGGCCACCTGCATCTGGACGCTTGGCGAGATTCTGATGGCGACCAATTCCAATGTGTTTCTCAACGCCTATGCGGATGAGCGCATCCGCTCCCAGTGCAATGCCTACATGCACGTATTTTCAAGCCTGGGTCACTCGATATCTCCGACCTTGGGAGGCTTGGTGCTGCTGGCCACCGGCTATCGGGAGCTGTGGTTGCTTGCCAGTGCGCTCTGTTTTCTGCTTGGGTGCGGTTATATTGCACTAAATAAATACTTGAAGAGTTGA